ATTCAGTGTCTTATACTAATAGTATCTACCTGTAGAGTAATTGGTTATCTTTAGTCAATGATGTATTTAGGATTTAACACATTCTGGTAGGTCAGGAGATTTACGTAGCACAAGAACAATAGTTGGACTATAATCAAAAGTACCCGGCTTATGACAGGGAGGGAAGATTCTGTGTTTGCTTCTAAATGTTGCACAATTGAGGGATTAGCACagaatattgaaatatgaattcTAATAGTATTTTAAAACATCTAAACTTCAGGCAAGCATGGAAAAACAAGATCCACAGAATAATGCACGTTGTCGACCTGAAAGAAATTAATACCAACATTATCTATAAATGCTAGCAGCTCTTCTAGATGGTCAAACATAGAATACAGAAATGTTTCAAGATTGGGCACGACTTGAAAAGTACTAATCAAtcatcaatattttgaaattaaaagttttggCAGAGTGCTTACCACAACACAAACAAGAACGAAGCTACTACAAGAATTATTATTTAGGCAAAATTATCCATCATCTTCATGGCTTACCTTTTGGCACCTAAGTTGACCACTAGTATTTGGTGTGGTTTGTTTCAAGAATGACATTTAGGTTTCTGCGtagtgttctttttttttttaacttatggTTTTAGTTTTATCCCAATTagaggagaaaatgatttttctcccttttttttccattaaatgtataaaaaaccATAGGacacaatatttaaaaaattgttgCTCATGAACCTGCCACTTTTACGGCAACAAAACAacgcatgaatgttccttatgaggtgccgaccaagtgtttttactttgtagccaatccatcatcaaagatggctgccagcgggggactaaGTTTAACCTAGGACCATAGTGGAAAATACATACTAatgtcttctttaagagaacaactgaatgaaatgaaaccaaacatagtataAATGTTCCTtgtggggtgctgaccaagtgttgttactttgaagcgGATCcttcatccaagatggccgtcagaggcggacttagtttaacataggaccctatggaaaatacatacaaatgtcttcttttagagaaccactgaatgaaatgaaaccaaacatagcataaatgttccttgtgaggtgctgaccaagtgttctTACTTTGAAGCcaaatccatcatccaagatggccgccagcgggggacttagtttaattaacataggaccttatagaaaatacatacaaatctcttcttttagagaaccacatTTCAAAGTGTTCTGGGGTTGCCAGCgcatttttaaaatggctgggtAGGCGCCTGCTTGTCCATTCTtccaaaaatttaataataaaagcaCACACTAATTTTGAATTTACATTGGAAGCTTTGAATATGAGGAGGAAAGTTTTCTCTTTTTAGATGAATTAAGCTAATATGTGTAGGTCCTcttttttttatggatttgaGTGTTCTTGATGTATTTGATGTATTTGAATACAGAAAAATCTCTCATATAGATGAagtttcttgttttaattttatctaaGTAACAGTACTCtgtcaaaagaaaaaatatacaataaagtCAAAAATTTCTGGAATGCTTTATTATTACAAGCCATGTGAAATTTCTAAAATAAGAATATCTATGAAGGTATCAAATTAACAAATGCTCATGAAAAAATATACCCAAACCAAAAAGAGACATCTTTGTAgttactttaaacaaacatactgTTGATTAATTGAATTACAAAACATCAGTTCCACAGTTATCATTTAGCTTCCTAATTTTaaatctttgtaattttttttttttatttcatgattgtaataaaaaaatcacttgcATGCATAGTCAATTCTATCTCttcattttacaaaaacaaataaaaaatccaGCTTGCTGTTTTCTTTTTCATACTTTTTGCAAATCTAGTTACTATCAAGTCATTAACACACATCAGTTAACCAATGTTTTCAACCAGCTGCAGAGATGTAAAGACAATAGATAATATTGTtttcattggttaaaaacataaaaatgtcaaaattatttcttaatcatTTCTCATCCTTCATAGATATCCAATACAATACAAAAGGGTCTGGATCTCTTATTTCtgcatgtttataaaaaaatctttttttgggTGTCCATTTTtctatattcttttctttttcccCATTTTTCGCCATTCATATTTTTGGGTccattttctatatatcttttggACCATTAATTCTTTATTCTGTAAAGCCCCATCCAGACCCTCGTACAAGTTTTATGCAGTGTATCTAATTACTATGGTTATATCCCATAGCACCAATTATCAGTTTTGTCTGGATGCTTAAAACATCTCAAGACTTACAAATGGTATGGTTTTGGACGGAATCACAATTTCAAATAGATTTGGAATACATTGTATGTACAATAATCATTTTTAatcattacattttttatatttaaaatacatgAGTTTGTAAATTAACAAAAAGCTTGAAAAGTagccagattttttttataataaaagtgaAGGATAAGAAAAATTGGTTCATGATGTTTGAATAATTGaatgcaattaaaaaagaaaaaaaagttttgttcaaTTTCAGAATCTTTGTAAATAAAAAGTCTCATGTAAGTAGataagaaattaaaacaattctgaaatctAAGAAATAGTTTAGATTAAATATATCTCATTTTTATCATCAGTGAGTATTCATTAAATATAAGTCGTGATGACTgacaattttctatgttttagaAGATTTTATTTCTGAAGATAGTATAAAATCAATGATTAAAATAGctatctttattatatataaaaaatacttaTATATACAGCATCATAAAGAACATACTCATAccaaaaaatgtacattaaattCTTACAAAAGTTTACTTTAAAgaaattacatattttcaatgTGAATTTCATTACTCATTTTTCAGTTGTTGATTGTTAAACATATATAGTTTTTGAGTAAGAGTTGAGGACatcaaatttaccaaaaaaatatttaaacaagaatgtgtctcaCAAAACACTTATCCAGCTCTAACTACATGCGTCACATTTCAGAACTAGGTCAAAAGAAAAATCCTCTAATTTGACATACATTATAAAAGTTTACATAATAATGAACAAGTGGTCAAAGTTCAAGTTGAAATACACAACCCTATATCAAAATAGAACcacaaaatttttgaatttatataaaattaaagctgtcttttgccaaaaaatacaatttatcaCATCAAAAAACTGCTACTTTCGAATAGTACATTcataataataaaatagaaaagaTCTAATACTTTACAAAATaactataaattatatatatcttgGTTTAATTACAGTTATCAcagaattcaaattttaaaatatatattggtTCATATTAGCTGTAAAGAGGCCAATAAATAACAAATCACTTCAATATGTTCACTCTAAATTATTTAACTTCTATAATCCTTGCTCCTTATGGACATAAAAGACAAACTGAAGCCtacattttaaaggaaaaaacaatcaaattaaatcaaattatcataaaaaaaatattcatcacaAGCAAATTCAGGCCATAATATAACTGAAATCTGTTAAATGTTTACAACATTTTTACAGTTTCTTTAAGTGTAAAATAATTACAAGAAATAAAAGCTGCTTTTGAAAAAATCCTGAATTATCAAGTAAACGAAGCGCCAAATGTTTTTTGCAGATTGGTGGCAAGAGAGTTATTGAATCTAAATGCAAAATAATCATAAATGCAATCAGCtatttcaacaaaaacaaattaattataaTAGTCCAACAACTAAAATCACACAATgttaaatttaaatgttaaaacaaatcaTGTTATAAGTTGAGTTTTCCACACTTTTGCTCTCCCTTGGTTGAACTCTCCATCTCCTTCAGAGtccattttctttttatactCCACCAGAGCATGCATACTCAATGGCTGCCAATCACTGACATAGTTGGTATAATACTTTCTATGTTTGTCTGGAATAGGCGCAGATTTACAGGAGGGATGCTCatctgaaaaataagaaaattatgtaaattagttaaaacaaaatcaaatgatcacTTATGTTGTCTGTGTGCATGTTacttcatttatttatataaaccgttgacaaaaaatacaatatatttctttaaaaagtcTGTTactcattaatttaaaaaaaaattaaaaaaataatttttttattatacgGGGGCCCACTTTCATGTCTCCAATAACAATCTTTGACACACAAAACTAAACAATATTGACTCTTTTTCCCCCATGTTCTTTCATTTTACACCACCAAATAAAACTAATGTAGACAAATTTGAAGTCGATCCTTGTCATAATATGCTGTTGTAGTTTTCTGCAATGCATCAAAGTTTTCTacctttttttaagacaaaatatgcaaaaagaaagataactcatgaaTTACCTGATGATGCTCTCATTCCCATAACAGAATGTGACTTATTTTCTGGAGCTTTGGCCTCATTAAATGCCCTAGGTATGTCCCTATCCTCTTTAAATTTCTCAGAAAATCCTCCTTTATATCTTGTGTCTTTTTCTGTAAGGAACTTTAAGTTTTCTCTTGGTTTCCTATGACGTTTTCTAGACATAAGCATAACAAGCTCATCATCTAGTCCACTGTACTGTTCCTCTGGTTtaatgttttctttgaaattatcTTTCAAGTCTTCTGTATCTTCTTCTGCAATAGGTTCTGATGTAAAGGTGCGCTCATTTTCTTGTCCCCTTACCCATCTTTTATATTCTTCTTCAGAGAAATCCTGAAACAAATTCagtaacattttaaaaaactggtttaaaaaaataaataacataaaatagaATATTGTTTTAATAACTGTCTAGAACATTTACAACTTTTTAAATTCTTAGATCTGCAACAGTTCAAATTGACTCATATCATTGGACATTTAAGATCTGATACCATCAGATTCAAAATAAATCAGATCAACCATTTTTCCATAAACCCTAATACATTACAATGTTTTTAACACTAACAAACAATATATATCAGTTGTATATCCGGATTGCAagtgtatttattttaaatgtagaaatAGTAGTGTGTTCCAGGTTATAATGTTGAGTTCAAGGTTTTTTAATTCtcaatttaaataataaacatCTTTTTACTTACAGATGAATCATCAAGCCATGAAGGCAGATATTTGGCCACGCCTTCACCGATCTCAGCGTCGAATTGATTAACTGGATTTTCTATGTTGAGAATATTTGTCCTGTCTTGGTTATTCACCGAGGCTCTGTACATCAGTTCTGTCTTGTGTCTCTGGTTACGAACTCTCCTCATCACTGATTGGTCAGACAGACGAGCTATTTCTGACACCTAAAGGAAATCAAAAATACAGGTATTGTGATATTGGAatatactgtaaaagcagaaattttcgtgaaggatttaattttgtttttttcatggaAAGAATATATCCATGAAATTAAAACCCTCACGAAAATTTAACCTCCATATAATATCACTTCCATTTACtggaaaccacgaaattaaatccccatgaaatcttatatagagacaaaaccacgaaattttagCCCCGCAAAAATTTATGTTTCTACAGTACTCATATCAATTCACTTAAAATCAAGGTCTGGCAAAAAAGGTTGCGTATACTTCTAAATTTTTATCAATGATGATAAAATGACCTTCTCTAAAGAAGGCCTTAAAAACTAAAAGATGTCGATTTCAGGCTTTTCCCAGCTGGATCATGTCTGGTAAATTTATATATGTCCAGAATAATTATGACCATTTTGGAAGCTTTtggaatgattgtcaatgagacaaatatctacattatttatttttcttttgagagAAAGGTCAGAATACATTGACTATAGAACTAGTTTCTACTACCTAGTCAATTCATTTCATTACTGAGAATATTTTTGCTCATTATAAACATGATCATTACTTACATCCTCGTTGTCAGCAGCAAATATTCTTCTTAAATTTACATTATATTTTCCTAAATGGAACCTCACCAAGGCATTATAAGCAtcctgaaaagaaaaagaaaatttcctTTTAAAATCAGTCAAATACAAAAACTGAGTTGTCTGGAACTGAAAATATCAATAAAGCAATGATATCTTTCTACCTTATATGTACTAAAAAAAATGGTTACATCATCTTTACAAAAAAGTCAATGTAAGAATAATTTGCTTATCTAAGCAATAGATATCCTGAAGAACAAAATACTGTGAATAGTTTCAtcatatttaaacaatatatgGTATGTTTTATTGCCCAATGTGACTGTGTGAACAAAAACTTTAGCATTTCATAGAGAtatacatagattttttttttattaaacagttTATTATTGTCATTATAATGCctttaaaaaaggtaaaaatttagATCAGACATTTCCATAGCAAAGCAGTATAAATGTTAAAAGCTCCTTCATACAACAGAAACCACCAAGAAAAGAAATGCTATAATTGTCTATAAAAGCAACAGAATGCTCTGAAAAATAGGAGTTCCCTGCAATAACATAAGGGTAACTGAGTTTCTACTGATCTGTTATCTTAAAATTTGCTTTTGTTGAAACTGACAGACAATTTAAATCATTCAAAGTGACAGATACTCACTGAATAAAACACATCTTAATCTTAAAGCTTCTCTTATGCAACACAGATTATCAAAGCAACAGTTAATCACCGAATCTTTTCTAAAAATGGAATTGAAATTGttacttcacaaataataaaatTCCCTTAATTGCCTTCATTAAGATAACACTGAAGTTAAATTTCTCTAAAAACATGACTTCTAAAATATATTCACAGCCAATAAAATATTTTCGAAGATTTACAGATTGCTTATTTCAAAAGACTTGTTTTTGTTGTAATAAAACTCTGACAAGTTAAATTATACAAAGTGAAAGTTACATGACAAAGatatcacatgttttatttttgttcagtCATAAGATTATGTAATATGTACTTTCAAAGCAAAACAAAACTCATTAAACGGCAACTTTGCATTTAAAAATCAATACTAATGTCATTCAAGTATGCATTCCAATAAACTAGAGATTCTAAAGTAGCAATTTTGGTTTGACCTATGAATTTAGATTTCATTGTCATctgatatttatttttcttcatcAATTATTGATTGAATGAAGTCAGCTTTATAATGTTcagaagcatatttatttaaaCATGCATTTTAAGAAGGAAAACTTATTGATGAAATATGAATGCGCTTTACTTGTACTAAATAAAGTTTAGATGTACTAGCTTGATCTgagtttcatagttataagcattgcatataagattcataacatttggtttagtcaaagtaagagaacagaaatgaaaaaaatctgcaatttttccatttgtaaagaagAATAACTCTAGGATAGTAAAATTGATGCCACCAAAATCCAAACTCGATCTGTgtattgtggtaataagcattgcatATAATtcttcataacatttggttgaggcaaactaaagttgcAGGTTGGAAACAATTTCGTGATAAAGACATACAAGGGATAAACTTAATCCCCTTACGGCTACTGCAGAGGCATTAAAATGTATGATGTCATAAGCCTACAGCAATCACATTGTCTAGGAAATCAGCAATAAGCAGATAATAAGTCATCTCTCAAAATAAAGAATTTTTCTCTGCTATTTGCCCATTAATGAGATGGCAGTgaaacaactatatatataaatgaggGATAATTCGATGTCACTGAGTGTATTGGGCCTCAAAGCAGATAATAGAATTTGCTCATGATAACATGCAACATCTTCGAAAAAATTCAATAGCTTACACCACAAAACTTTCATGTCAGATATACAATAACTTCAGAATCAAATGATGAATAATTTATTTTCGCCCACAAAATAAGGTAGACTTAATTACATTAGTCTAAGTTACGGCTTTTTTAAATGCAATACTTGAAAGACTCGATATCAGATAAGgaattctctttttttatattcactttCATCATTTATAATGTGTCTGTGATCTGTTTCAGTAAAATGTTACATATCTTTTCTTAaaatgtggtattttttttaaattgtctgcTTTGGATTTACCATTTTGTGTAGTTACTTGTATGTCCTTGTCTTCAAACAGTACTTTTTATGAATGATAATAAAATACTCTTACAGGTGAAAGGTAGTTTAAGATGTCTCAATTTAAAAGCTTGGGTGTCAGTCTTCATTGGAAAACACTTTTCACCTGCCTTTTTTGGTTAGCTATGGGGAAAACCCTTTTTTTCTTTAATCCATATACAATAATTACAAAAGGACAACATAATTTTACTTCCCATACAAAATCATGTACATCTTTGAAAGTTTGAAGGGAAGTTTCAAGATGTACACTTCCCACTGAACAATGCAGAAAAactccttatatatatatatatatatatatcactgttttgtaatgtgtgttctaggtttggtttaatttgtttaGTGTTCTAGTTCAGGATTAGAGAACAATGGTCAAAACCTTCCCAGCccctaaataattttttttcttgaaaagaGTATATAAAAACAAAGTCAAACCTTGTATTCTCTTGGAATCTTTGCATCTTCTTTATACAGTCTAATCATTGACTCTTTTCTCAAGATATCCAACAATTTTTCTGCTCCAGCTCGAcctatagaaaaaataaaatcattatattCATTGAATCGCAGCAACCTAAATGAACCATAGATAAACATGCTTCTGAAAAAACACATTCTTTGTAACCAATATCAGAACCACTGCATTTATAAGAACAACATTTTTAACTACAAAACTGTTCGAGTTCTTTTTGTCTTACCAATAAATTATACaagattcaaatttttttaattattttttcaagatGAATTCAATTACATAAAAGAACTGTCAGAATACTTCTTTcactgttgtttttttgtgtaaaGCATCTTATAAAGTCTTGATTGTCTATTAGTCGGGTTTCTTTTGTACATTTTTATCAATTCTAAGCTCCAAAATTTTCTTTCTCCAGAATTCAGGTTTCAATTCAAACCCTTGCAAAGATTATCATAAACAGTTTTGACTATTTTATAAAGGTCTTTATACATTTTAAGTTCCATTGAAAATTAATCCAAGATTTCAAGTGCAgcaatttatatatattcaactTTGATTTAATCTGGTATATGCTACAGTCCTAGTGTTTAGGTACATCCAAACTAAACAGCAAAAAGAGAGCATTTGattgttcaaaaataaatttgcatcattaaaaatttcaataacaaagtCAGAATTCGTTAATGACAAGATTACTCTGTATGAATAAACTAAGAATAGTCAACAACTTCTACTTTTTAACTAATAATGTCTTTTTTCCCCAAAATCCCCATGATTTGTCTAGATGTACATTTGAGCGCAGCATGTGCATACTTGTGCACTTTCTTTGTTTAGTAATGGATTAGACATACAAATACAGGTATCAAAAGccaatgaaatataaaatgagataaaaataattatcaaaaaaattactaCACTCATCAAGAACAAAAAACCAAAACCTAATGCACTTTTTCaagttcagtaaaaaaaaattcaacatttagCTAATTGACAACTTTAATTAAtcgtaaatatgaaaataaacaaaatatgcaGACATCCTTAGACACCAATTAAAATAGCATTAGTTATCTCATATAAGGGTAAGAAAATGGGTTTGATgcaattcaataataattattgatAGATTGATTTCAATACTACTGTACTATTTTTTGGTGGCCAGTTTATATTAGTGGAGAGCCAGAGTGCCAAGGAGAAAAGCCTCCTTCAGtagaaaactaacaatcctaaTTCCATTAAGATTGTAATCGAATGCTCCTGCCACATGCAGGATTTGTACTTACAACCTCAAGACTTTAATACTTCTAACCATTGAAATAAAAGCAAGCAGTAAAATTTACACTTTTGACAAATCATATAAGAAATTTTGATCCTCATAAAAGTATGAATAACTCCAAATAATAAATCTGTAATTTCAACGAAGAAACACAGTATTTTCAAATGCTTGTCTGATTGCCAATAAATTACAGAGTTTCAGCGACTATTACTCAGATATATTCTGAACCAGGAAGAAAGTTAAAGTTAAATATAAGAATTCTCCACGGTAAATGATATATGATCAAATAAAATACCACAATTGTCCTAGATGTACATTAAATTTCTCATGCTAAGCCAATTATGTGATTCCTATATCAGTCATTACATAATTATTGATTTTTTGAATTTCAAATCAAGTTTGAAAGTACCAAATTGACcaaatgattaaaaaagaatAGTCTCATCATGTTGTATATCAATACTAAAGGTTAACTTTATAAATGTCTTTTCAGTATAAGTTGACTTTTTCCTTGTGTAAGTTATTTCGAATTCCATccattaatttttttaacttcttaatagtctgtgtgaaataacaaaaaaattatctgtttttttattaGAACACTTCAAAATTTACCAAAAAGTGTGTACCCTATCTTGTTTTATTGTTAACCAGATTAATGCTGCACCAGTTATTAGTAAAATTGATTACAATTGATGTACATTGTCCTATCTACAATATAAAAGCTACagaaataaatgaaacaaaatagagttgtctcccatatttTAGTTCAATCTAAGCTTCATAAcccatttatataaatataatttctattttatctgaaaaatttGATTCCCTAAAGAAATCTAGATTTTACCCTCGATTTCTGGATTATTTTTCCTCAATTCTTGCATTCGTTTCCATTCAGCTAAAATTGGATTGATAAGAACTTTCATGATATCCACATTTTTTTGCAAGGTTGGTGATTGATTTTTCAAATTGTATAAATTGAATGGTCCTTGGATGTTTGAAAGCATTTATGTATGAGGCAGAGACAATTAAATTTTTCATTAAGCAAAATAAAATGTACTGGAGCTTATGAACcttaaaagtattaaaatactATTAAAAGAGGTTATAAATTTCCAACAACAAAAGATATCAATTTTTGATACCGAGTAACATAAAAGAGTATGGAATTTGTAATTAAATCACCATAATTCCTTTTCAGACATGAACAATATTCGTCTAAAAATCAATAAAACCAATAAAATTTATTTCCATCCATTTCTGACATGATAATTGTATAATgatcaagaataaaaaaaaatcatctcccAGTACCTGGGGACTTGGATATAATCGCATCACCAACTACTACAAGCTTTTTAATTTTAGAGAAAATTCCTCCACAAACAGAAGAAATGGCATTTAATGCTTTTGAATTTATAACAAACATTTCAAAAAGCTGCTTATATCTATTGATGCTGAGAAAATAAATGTCACTGTCAGTTATCAATATTTCATAATCATAATTTCAAAAATCAATTACTTGTGAGTAACAAGGAAAACTAACTAATGCACATATTAAGTTCTGTTATaacaagaaaattatattttaatgatAATGACATATAGCAGCTTAAatccatttacattttttttttgcagatggGAAAAAGGtaatatagaataaaaaatataaggtctttttaagtatttattttcaaaattttaaaactcaTTCTTAGTTCTATTTAATCCTAGTGTCTTCtaaatatatttgaaagtaaaaaattaTATCTGCCATTAAAACTGCACCATCCACAATGTTTCAATCTTTTATTTAGTAGGTCAAATCATAATAAATTTATATAGCCATGAAGGCCATGGAATTGTTCAGCCCAACATTTACCATTGCCCTAACATGTGAAAATTATCAGCACTATATTTCAATTAAACTTGTAAAATCAACTTCCACAACATAGTTTGTTGAGGGAGGAAGGTttccaatttttaattttttttcttccgttTTTATCTTAATTGCTTACAAgctaaaacatttcatatttcaaagaaatatcgaaaaatgtcaaataaaagataaaatccCACATAAAGAGGGATGGGAAACTAAAAATAATATAACACGGCCTGAAGCCATTATCATCTTGTCAATAGTGTTATATAGTGCATGCTACACATATGCCACAAGAGTAATCAAAACTTAggaaaataatgaataaataatacGATAATATAAAAGGTCTTGAATAATAAAAAACTATATATGAATAGAGACAAACATATAAAATGTGCATACAGTGTAATAGAAAGAGAGTTGCAAGTTCTAGAAGTATCAGTTGACAGTCAATTATAAATAGAATCTCCATGGAGTCTGTATAGCTCAACTGGCACCAACGTATTCTACTGAATCAAAATAGAATTAGAACATCTATAGTTTTCTAGTTTTCATTAAGTTTTATTTGGGGCTTTATTTGGTCATAAAAATTGAATTCCAAATTTCCAATTGGTAATATTAAGCTTCTATTCAAATCAGACAACCTAAATTCTAGATGGTAGTTCTGAAGAGGAAGATGAATTGGTCTGAATTAATCAGTAGTTAGTGTTCTTGTTTGATTAAGGGGCTTGCACTTGACAGGTGACTGGTTACCAAAGTTTATCAGAGTGGTTTCAGAGAATAACATCTTCCATTAGGATCATTTCACCCAAAGTTGTTCCCATTTCGCAAAGTTAGTTTGTTTCAGCCAAAATGAGTCTCTTTTTGTCATCTTGGATCATGGTAAGGtaatagatttttcaaattgaAAGCCCCAAGTCTGATTTCATAGGACCAAGTGGTTACAGACAAGACGTTTTCAAATGGCTTGGTCATTTAGTGGCTCTGAAAAAATTTACAGGCAGACGACAATTGCCAAGTGATACATCTGCTCTCTTGCACAAGGTGAAATAAAGGACAGATAAATGAGTAAGAAACACTCaataatataagatataaaatcAAGAGTGAATTTGTAGAATGTGCAGAAAAGGGGAGACAATATAGGAGTGTAGATATAAATATTTGGAGGGAGTAAACTTTAACCAACCTGTTAATGGATTCACAACATCTGAAATTAATAGGTATGAACA
This sequence is a window from Mytilus edulis chromosome 1, xbMytEdul2.2, whole genome shotgun sequence. Protein-coding genes within it:
- the LOC139483056 gene encoding uncharacterized protein isoform X8; translation: MMKYEDLSQKWDQAKTEVRQDDYEQLKRKIGLQQELIRRQDTLIEQKRAQQQQEIQQKKEEEKKKRRELQASLEEKCKKSLEEDKKSAKGERKKKTKGNVAQPLIVTERTPSAGNVTQKSGSAGSGRASVSPGTRQARGFQASLPPMSRTPSNPDLGGPESKPGTPMSEKEMLEWYQVQLYQKFGPEKADYFLHPKIEQKTTKPIHPKLHKHGGRAGAEKLLDILRKESMIRLYKEDAKIPREYKDAYNALVRFHLGKYNVNLRRIFAADNEDVSEIARLSDQSVMRRVRNQRHKTELMYRASVNNQDRTNILNIENPVNQFDAEIGEGVAKYLPSWLDDSSDFSEEEYKRWVRGQENERTFTSEPIAEEDTEDLKDNFKENIKPEEQYSGLDDELVMLMSRKRHRKPRENLKFLTEKDTRYKGGFSEKFKEDRDIPRAFNEAKAPENKSHSVMGMRASSDEHPSCKSAPIPDKHRKYYTNYVSDWQPLSMHALVEYKKKMDSEGDGEFNQGRAKVWKTQLIT
- the LOC139483056 gene encoding uncharacterized protein isoform X9; this translates as MTRNREEPQKKEEEKKKRRELQASLEEKCKKSLEEDKKSAKGERKKKTKGNVAQPLIVTERTPSAGNVTQKSGSAGSGRASVSPGTRQARGFQASLPPMSRTPSNPDLGGPESKPGTPMSEKEMLEWYQVQLYQKFGPEKADYFLHPKIEQKTTKPIHPKLHKHGDVVNPLTGRAGAEKLLDILRKESMIRLYKEDAKIPREYKDAYNALVRFHLGKYNVNLRRIFAADNEDVSEIARLSDQSVMRRVRNQRHKTELMYRASVNNQDRTNILNIENPVNQFDAEIGEGVAKYLPSWLDDSSDFSEEEYKRWVRGQENERTFTSEPIAEEDTEDLKDNFKENIKPEEQYSGLDDELVMLMSRKRHRKPRENLKFLTEKDTRYKGGFSEKFKEDRDIPRAFNEAKAPENKSHSVMGMRASSDEHPSCKSAPIPDKHRKYYTNYVSDWQPLSMHALVEYKKKMDSEGDGEFNQGRAKVWKTQLIT
- the LOC139483056 gene encoding uncharacterized protein isoform X5, yielding MYLKTVFVNPNPSSFVALPKGRKIYEEDEEKPRIQCIQRNKTLERNLKKYEDLSQKWDQAKTEVRQDDYEQLKRKIGLQQELIRRQDTLIEQKRAQQQQEIQQKKEEEKKKRRELQASLEEKCKKSLEEDKKSAKGERKKKTKGNVAQPLIVTERTPSAGNVTQKSGSAGSGRASVSPGTRQARGFQASLPPMSRTPSNPDLGGPESKPGTPMSEKEMLEWYQVQLYQKFGPEKADYFLHPKIEQKTTKPIHPKLHKHGDVVNPLTGRAGAEKLLDILRKESMIRLYKEDAKIPREYKDAYNALVRFHLGKYNVNLRRIFAADNEDVSEIARLSDQSVMRRVRNQRHKTELMYRASVNNQDRTNILNIENPVNQFDAEIGEGVAKYLPSWLDDSSDFSEEEYKRWVRGQENERTFTSEPIAEEDTEDLKDNFKENIKPEEQYSGLDDELVMLMSRKRHRKPRENLKFLTEKDTRYKGGFSEKFKEDRDIPRAFNEAKAPENKSHSVMGMRASSDEHPSCKSAPIPDKHRKYYTNYVSDWQPLSMHALVEYKKKMDSEGDGEFNQGRAKVWKTQLIT
- the LOC139483056 gene encoding uncharacterized protein isoform X6; the encoded protein is MYLKTVFVNPNPSSFVALPKGRKIYEEDEEKPRIQCIQRNKTLERNLKKYEDLSQKWDQAKTEVRQDDYEQLKRKIGLQQELIRRQDTLIEQKRAQQQQEIQQKKEEEKKKRRELQASLEEKCKKSLEEDKKSAKGERKKKTKGNVAQPLIVTERTPSAGNVTQKSGSAGSGRASVSPGTRQARGFQASLPPMSRTPSNPDLGGPESKPGTPMSEKEMLEWYQVQLYQKFGPEKADYFLHPKIEQKTTKPIHPKLHKHGGRAGAEKLLDILRKESMIRLYKEDAKIPREYKDAYNALVRFHLGKYNVNLRRIFAADNEDVSEIARLSDQSVMRRVRNQRHKTELMYRASVNNQDRTNILNIENPVNQFDAEIGEGVAKYLPSWLDDSSDFSEEEYKRWVRGQENERTFTSEPIAEEDTEDLKDNFKENIKPEEQYSGLDDELVMLMSRKRHRKPRENLKFLTEKDTRYKGGFSEKFKEDRDIPRAFNEAKAPENKSHSVMGMRASSDEHPSCKSAPIPDKHRKYYTNYVSDWQPLSMHALVEYKKKMDSEGDGEFNQGRAKVWKTQLIT